Proteins found in one Sporosarcina sp. FSL K6-3457 genomic segment:
- a CDS encoding YaaR family protein translates to MKVNGDYRAGLDKMRNDPLQTPQGGARFGQMVVKQEQRLHGEQITRLLGDISSAGDRIARSRNLRDMAKFKMLVRRFLKEAVESGMGLKQSHTWNRFGEGRRLKLVETIDERLIELAEDLLNEEKTSVDLLAKIGEIKGLLINLYM, encoded by the coding sequence GTGAAAGTAAACGGTGATTACCGGGCTGGTCTTGATAAGATGAGGAATGACCCATTGCAGACACCACAAGGCGGAGCAAGGTTTGGTCAAATGGTTGTCAAACAAGAGCAGAGGCTCCATGGTGAACAGATTACAAGACTCCTTGGTGATATTTCATCGGCTGGAGACAGGATTGCGCGATCACGTAATTTACGTGACATGGCTAAATTTAAAATGCTTGTCCGACGTTTTCTCAAAGAAGCTGTCGAATCAGGAATGGGACTTAAACAGTCACATACATGGAATCGGTTTGGTGAGGGGCGTCGTTTAAAACTTGTCGAGACGATAGATGAGCGGCTAATTGAATTGGCAGAAGACTTACTGAATGAAGAGAAAACATCTGTCGATTTATTGGCTAAAATTGGTGAGATCAAGGGTCTTCTCATTAATCTATACATGTAA
- a CDS encoding cyclic-di-AMP receptor, which yields MKLIVAVVQDQDSNRLSAALTKNDFRATKLASTGGFLRSGNTTFLIGTDDSLIPKALELIRENCRSRDQMVAPVSPMGGNADSYIPYPVEVEVGGATVFVLPIEHFHHF from the coding sequence GTGAAATTGATTGTGGCAGTTGTACAGGATCAGGATAGTAACCGGTTGTCTGCGGCGTTGACTAAAAATGACTTCCGGGCGACAAAGTTAGCCAGTACAGGGGGATTTCTAAGATCAGGAAATACAACGTTTCTTATTGGTACTGATGATAGCCTTATTCCAAAGGCGCTTGAACTTATCCGAGAAAATTGCCGTTCACGGGATCAAATGGTAGCACCTGTTTCTCCGATGGGTGGTAATGCTGATTCTTACATTCCTTATCCGGTGGAAGTTGAAGTCGGTGGAGCAACGGTATTCGTTCTGCCAATTGAACATTTTCATCATTTTTGA